The DNA region AAGTCGTCCATGCCCCAAGCGCCGAACTTCGGCGGGTCGAGATGCTCCGGCGGATGCAGCGCGGGCTGCGAGAGCAACGCGATGGAACGAAGATCCGCGCGGCCGAGCACCGCTGAGCTGATCGCGGCGATCCGCTCCTGGGACAGTCCGACCATCCGTTGGTCGAGTTCGAGGATTTTCGGTTTCACGACTTCGACGAGGTTCTTCAACTGCCGCCCCGACGCCTTGGAGACAAAGTCGCGCGCCTGGGCCGATGTGGAACGGGCGAGCGAGTTCAGCTCGACGGCGAGGTCCACCCGCGCCAACTGCAGCTGGTTTCGCAGCATGTCGCGGCGCTCGGCGCGGCCCGCGTCGAGGTTGCGGTGCTCGTGGGTGCGCTCGCGCAGAACTTGGCGGTGCTTTTGCGACAGCGCCTCCTCTTCGGCGGGGTCTTGCGAGCGCATCCCCGCCTCGGAGAGCTGCGCGTCCACGTAGCGCAGCCAGTTCTGGCGCGTCAACAGCTCCGGGTCCAGTTTTTCGATCCGGCTCAGGTCCGCTGCGAGTTCGCGCACGCCTGACGCGGCGCTCCACTGCCGCACTTGCAAAGGGTCGTGCGCGTTCATCGCCAGGTGGTGCAGCCGGGCGGAAACAGGGTGCAGCACCGCGGAGGCGAATCTCGGGCCGAGGTCTTCGAGCGCGTCCGCGGCCTTGGCCCGCGTCCCCCGCCAGTCCTCGTACGCGTCGATTTTCGTGATCGCGAAGACGATGTGGTGGACCCGGCCCGCAACGGCGCGCACCACGGCCAAGTCGGTGGCGTCCACCGGGGCGGCGGCGTCAAGGACGACCAGCGCGGCTTTCGCGCCGATCAACGCGAACGCGGCGAGGTCCGCCTCGTTGACTTCGCGCACTGCGACATCGGGGGCTTCCTCCGCCAGCGCGGCGATGAGCTCCGTTTTGCCGCTGCCCGGCGCGCCGACGACCACGATCGGCTGCGTCGCGGGCACAGGGCTCTCCAACACGAGGTCGGGCTGCAGTCTGCGCAGCAGGGAGCGGGCGCGCGCGGGCCAGTCCTCCTGAGAGCCCTCGTGTTCCGCGCTCACGCTGGGCGGCCTGGCTTCGAGCGCTCCGCCCAAGAACGCAGAAAACCGACATGCAAATCCCAGGCGAGGCCCGCCGCCCTCGGGTCGGCGCACTGCGCGCCCAGCTGGCGGAACCGAATCGCCTCCTGCAACGCCGCCTGTGGGTCGTCGAGCGCGTCAGGCCCCAGCGCCAAATCGGCCTCGTCCAGCACGCCGCTGCCCCAAGCCGCGTCCATGCGCAGCCGCGCGACCGGCCCGCCCGCCAGAATCGCCTCGATCTCGTCCCTGAGCACGCCAAGGCTGGCCGCCTGTTCCATCTTGGCGAGGAACTCGCTGATCCGCCGGGCGCGGGCGCGAACGGCGAGGCCCTGCAGACAGGGCAGGAACGCGCTGAACCCGCTCAGTTCGCGCAGCGTGTCGGTCAAGACTTGCGGATCGCGGTACGCCTCGATGCGCAGCGCCCCGAACGCGCAGTACAGCCCGTAGATCCCGATCTCGCGCAGCAGTCGCTCGCGCTCCGCGACGCCAACGGGGGAGTTGCGGCCGGCCTCAAGGAACAGCTCAGCGGACGGCGGCGTCGTCTCGTCGCCGTCCGCGATGGTTTCAAGCCACTGATACGTCTGCTCGTCCACAACCGCGTTCGCGAGGAGGGCGACTGCGGGGAAAACCGGGTACCCCAGCTCCGCCGAGGACCGTTCGGCGGCTTCGCTGGCCTGGTCCCACAGCCCGGGGTCGCCCGGAGTGGAAATGGCGTCGCACTTGTTGAGCAGCCCGCACGCCATGGTCGTGTCCACAGCCTTGCTGGCGTCTTTGTCCACGCTCCGAGCGGCGGCGGTGAGCACATGCAAGACGATTTCGCCGGGGCTTTGGCCGTGCCCGAGGTCCGACTCGACGAAATCCAGCTCGCCCTCCAAGGGCGGGGCCAGCGCCTGGACGACCCTGGACCGCCCGACCCCTTCCCTGCCCTTCACCGCGACCCGGATCGGGTCGGAGATCACACGGCCGAGCTCGTCCACGGCGGCGACCGCCCGGGGCCCCGCCTGCTCGGCCGAGGCGTGCAACGAGGAGACCAGAGCGATGGCCTCCCCGTACGAAGACCACCGATAGGCGCCCCACGACCCTTGTCCCCCGGCAGCGCCCGGATGGCCTCCCCTGACGCGGAGTCCGTTCGTCATCGCCGCTCCTTGCTCCATTGCATATGCCGCGCCCACCCCAGCTTCGCTGTTTACGCCTGAACGGAACTCTAGCAAAGATCACAGCACGGGCAAAGGCTTTCTGCGCAGCGGCGGCAGGATCGACGCTGCCCGCTGGATCAGGCACACTGGAGAGCCTATGACTGCGCGCACCCCCCGCCGCCCCGTTGCCGTCACCGTCGGCCGCCGAGGCACGCTCTCCCCCGTTCTCCAAGACGCCTGGGACCGGTTGTGGCCCAGGTGGGGCATGCGGATCGTCGAGGGCGGCCCGGACAGCGCGGAGGAGCCTCGGGCGGGCGCGGAGCTCCCCGACCTCGTCGAGTGGTTCGGCCGCGCGGCTCCGCTGGTCCTCGACATCGGTTTCGGGAACGGGGCGGCGACCGCGGCCTTGGCCGAACAGCTGCCCGACCACAATGTGCTGGCCGTCGAACGCTACAAGCCCGGACTCGCCCAGCTGCTCCAACTCCTGGACGGGCGCGGCCTCGACAACGTCCGGCTGCTGCGGGCCGACGCCACGGCGGTGCTCGACCGGCTCCCCCCCGGCTCGCTCGCCATGGCGAGGATCCTTTTCCCCGACCCATGGCCCAAAACCAGGCACCACAAACGGCGGCTGGTCAACCTTTGGACCGTCGCGCAGATTGCCGAACGCCTCTGTGTCGGCGGTGTCCTGCACGTCGCGACCGACGACGCGAACTATGCTGAGGCGATAGCCGGCAGCCTTGCCGACGAGCCGCGCCTCGTGGCCCTGCCCGCTGAACGCTCCGTGCCGAGCCGTCCCACCACGGCTTTTGAGGCTCGGGCTCAGCGAGCTGGCCGAGTGGTGACCGAGTTCGCGGTCAGCCGGCGAACCACGGGCTCCGCACAAGAGCCCGGAAATGATTGAGGAGCACACAGACTTGTTCGGAGCCATCGGAGCCTTCGTCTACCGCGCACGGGTCCCGGTCATCACCGTGATGGTCGCCATCTTCGTCGCGTTGGGCGTCTACGGGATCGACATCGGCGACCACCTGAGCCAAGGCGGTTGGTACGACGACAACAGCGAGTCCGCCCGCGCCTCGCGTCTTTCCGACGAGAAATTCGGCCAAGACACCAAATCCGACGTCATCCTGTTCATCACCGCCACGGACCCCGGCAGCACCGTGGAGAGCCCGGCGATCGCCGACGCGGTTTTCAACCAGCTCGCCGCGATCAAACAAGACCACCCGGACAAGACGGTCGACATCTTCAGCCTCTGGGGGGTGTGGAACCACGCCGCGCCGCAGACCTGGCCGAAGGCGACGCCGGACGGGCACGCCCCCGCCGCCATCCCGCTGCTCAAACAGAGGTTGGAAAGCCCGGACGGCAAACACACCTTTGTGAGCATCGGCATCCAAGGCAAGGACGACACCGAACGGGTCAACAACTACCGCTCCGTTCGTGACGCGTTCACATTCTCCGTCCCCGGCGCGAAGGTCGAGACGACCGGTTTGCTCGCGGTCACCGACGCGATCAACGAGACCATGGGCAAAGACGTCCACCGCATGGAGCTCATCGCCGTCCCGCTCACGGCGCTGATTATGTTCTTCGTCTTCGGCGGCGTCGTCGCGGCGATCCTGCCGGCGATCGTGGGCGGGCTCGCCATCCTCGGCGGCAACGGGCTCATCAAACTGCTCACCGAGTTCACCGAAGTCAGCTCGTTCGCCCAGCCTGTGGTGAGCCTCGTCGGCCTCGGCATCGCGGTGGACTACGGGCTCTTCATGGTGAGCCGGTTCCGAGAAGAGCTCGCCGAGGGCTACCCCATCGACATCGCGGTGCGCAGAACCGTGCAGTCCGCGGGCCGCACGGTCGTCTACTCGGCCCTCCTGGTGGTTGTTTCCATCGCGGGAGTGCTGCTCTTCCCACAGGGCTTCCTGCGTTCGGTGGCCTACGCCTGCGGCGTCTCCATCGCGTTCGCGGCCTTCATCTCGCTGACGGTCCTCCCCGCGATGCTGTCCTTCCTTGGCCACCGGGTGGACGCGCTCAGCCTCGACACGATCCTGCGCTTCTTGCGCCTGAATGTCATCGCCGACCTGCCGCTGATGCGCTACTTCAAGCGCACTCGCAGCCGGGAGCAGGTCATGGACGGGTTCTGGGGCAAACTGTCCGCGTGGGTGATGCGGCACCCGGTCAAACTGATGGTCCCGGTGCTGGCGCTGCTCCTCCTGCTCATCCTCCCCGCGCTCAACATCAAGTTCGCCGGGATCAGCGAGAAGTACCTGCCGCCGGACAACCCGACCCGCTTGGGCCTGCAACATTTCGAGGAAACTTTCCCGAAAGAACGCACCGAGCAGCTGAAAATCATGGTGCTCGGCGGCGACCCGCAGCAGTTGAACCAGGTCGCGAGCAAAGCCAACGAGATCAAAGGGTTCACCGGGCAGTTCTCTTTCCCCGACGCCGCGAACCCCGACCCGAGCCGCCTGACCGACGGCGTCGCCGTCGCGACGAACTCCCTCATCAACAGGGACACCGCGGCCGAAGCCGTCAAGCAGCTGCGGGCGCTGAAGGCCCCCCCTGGCACGACGATCTGGATCTTCGGCACCCCTGCTCTTGAGCAGGACAGCATCGACGCCGTGTTCGCGGGCTTCCCGCTGATGGGATTCTTGCTCATCGTCATCACCACCGTCATGATGTTCTTGGCTTTCGGGTCCGTGGTGCTGCCGGTCAAGGCGGTGATCCTGTCCGTGCTCTCGCTCGGCAGCACGCTCGGCGTGCTCACCTGGATCTTCCAGGAAGGCCACGGCGCGGGCCTGTTGAACTTCACGCCATATCCCCTGATGGCCGTGGTGCTCGCCCTCTTGGTGGCGCTCGTCTACGGCCTGTCCTCGGACTACGAGGTCTTCTTGCTCGCGAGGACTGTCGAGGCCAGGGGCAGAGGTCTGTCCACCGAAGCCGCCACCTGCGAAGGAGCCGCGAGCGGCGGGCGGGTCATCACCGCGGCGGCCTTGGTGCTGCTCGTGGTGGCCTCCGCCTTCGGGTTCTCCGAACTCGTCATGATGAAGTACCTCGCCTTCGGCCTCATCGCGGCGCTGCTCATCGATGTCACCGCCATCCGCATGATCCTCGTCCCCGCGACGATGAAACTGCTCGGCGACGAGAACTGGTGGGCTCCGCGTTGGATGAAACGCTTCCAGGAGCGTCTCGGCCTCGGCGAGATCGCGATGCCGGACGAACGCCACCTCATCCCCGCCGGGGCGGGCGGGGCCGCGCCTGCGCCGGACATCGTGCGCACCCAGCGCCCACAAGGGTGGGCCGAGCCTGGCGCGCCGCAGCAACACCCCGTCCCCGGCCAGCTCGCCGGGTTCGCAGACTCGGCCCCCACCCAGCCGATCTACGTCATTGACGACGAAGGCCCCGTCGACCAGCAGGAGTACTGGTCCACGCACGATGTGCCGCCAGCTCCGCCCAAATCCCGGCGAGCAGCGCCGCCACCGTCGCCGGCCTGGGGCGAGCAGCCGCAAGAGCCGTTGCCCACCCCGTGGGCTCCCGCCCCGAACGAGGCTGCCCCGGCCGCGTGGGACGCGGCTCCGGGCGACTACACCGCCCAACGGGAGGCCAACCAGAAAGCCCGCGCCTACCAGCAAGCGGCTGAGGAGTCCCTGCGGGCCGCCGGGGCGGGCGAGCCACCGGCTCCCGCGCAACCGTCAGCGCCCGCGCGACCGCAGACACCGGCACAGCCCACCGAGCCGGAGAAGCCTCAAGCGGGCAGTGGCGAAGACCCGCGCTTCATGTCCGCGGGCCGCCACCGTCCAGGCACACCGGGCACGCTGAGCCCGTGGGACCTGCTCCGCAAGGCGCGGGGCGGCGAGTAGCCCGCTGCGCCCGCCGCACGGAGCCGAGGTCAATGCCCGGCGCGGACATAGCGGAAGTACGTGAGCACGGCGGACAAGAAGTAAACCGCGCCGAACACGGCGAAGGCCATCGTCGCGGAGTGCGCGGCCGAACCGTACGAGGCGCGCAAAACCAGGTTGATGCCCACACCGCCGAGAGCGCCGATGGCCCCGGCGATGCCCATGAGGGAACTCGACATCGACCGCGCCCAGTCGAGCTGCTCGGCGGGGGTCTTCCCGGCGAGTTCCGTCGACTTGCGCGCGAACACCACTGGGATGAGCTTGTAGACCGAGCCGTTGCCCACCCCGGACAAGACGAACAGAAGAATGAACCCGGCGAAGAAGAGCGCCCAGCTGCCCTGCGCTCCTAAAGTTCCTGGCGCCCCCGAAACGCCCGACGCTCCCGCAACGCTCTGCGCGATCACCAGACCGGACGCGGCCAGCATCGCCACGAACACGCCGACGGTGATTTTTCCGCCGCCGATCCGATCCGCGAAGAGGCCCCCCAACGGGCGGGAGAGCGACCCGAGCAGAGGACCGAGGAAGGTCAGCTCCGCCGCGTGCAGCGCGGCCTGCGCGGCGCTTTGCCCTTGGCCGGCGAACTTCAGGCTGAGCACCTGGCCGAAGGCGAAGCTGTAGCCGATGAACGACCCGAACGTCCCGATGTACAGCAGCGAAATCAGCCAGGCGTCGAGGTGGCGCATCGAGGCGAAGAGGTCGGCGAAGCCTTCCTGTTTGCGCGGCAAATTGTCCATCCACAGCGCGGCTCCGGTTGCGGCCAGGGCGATGAGGACCAAGTACACCGCGCACATCACCGGCGCGTGGCCGACGCCGAGGGTCGAGATGACCAAGAGGCCGATGAGTTGGATGACCGGCACGCCGATGTTCCCGCCGCCCGCGTTCAGACCCAACGCCCAGCCTTTGCGCCGTTTGGGGTAGAAGGCGTTGATATTGGCCATGGACGAGGCGAAGTTGCCGCCGCCGATCCCAGCGAAGGCGGCGACGAGCAAAAGCTCGCCGAAGCTCGGCTTGGCGAGCATCGCCCACAGGGCGAGGAGGGTCGGAATGACGAGGAGCAGCGCGGAGACCACCGTCCAATTCCGGCCGCCGAACCGAGCCGGGGCCAGGGTGTAGGGCACTCGCAACACGGCCCCGACCAAGGTGGGCATTGCGGTGAGGAGGAATTTCTGCGCGGGGTTGACATGGTATTCGGGGCCCATGAAAAGAACCATGACCGCCCAGATCGACCAGATCGAGAAACCGACGTGCTCGCAAATGACCGACCACAGGAGGTTGCGCGCGGCGATCTTCTTGCCCGCCGCCTCCCAGAGGACTTCGTCTTCCGGGTCCCAGTCGCGGAGGATGTCTGCGTGTTTCGCGGACGGCTCCGCGAGAGGTTCGAGCGTTGCGGTCATCGGGCGGTTCCTCTGCGTCGTTGATGTGGCTGCGCCCACGATGTCTGTCGTGCGCGACCGCCGGAACGCCTTCACGCTACGAACAGGATGTTGCGCTGTCAGTTTCGCCGGATCACCGAACTGTCAAAGGAATCTCACAAGCGGCTCACGCCTCGGATGCGCCGGGGCGCGCCTGGCTCTTGGGCGCAAGGCCGATCTCGTCCTCGATGTAGCCGCCCTGGCAGACGAACCAGCCGCCGCACATGCCGATCACGGTCGCGGCCGCGAGGAAGGCGAATGACGCGCCCCATGCCCCGGTCTGTTCGTAGAGGACGCCGAACAGGAACGGGCCGCTGATCGCGAGCATGTAGCCCACGCCCTGCGCGAAACCCGAGAGCGCTGCCGCGTGCTCGCTGGTGCGGGTCAGCATGCCGATGAGCGCGAGGTTCATCGCGAACGTGATCGGGCCGAGCCCGAGGAAGACCGTCCAGAGCGCCGGGGCGGCGCCCGGAGCCCAGAAAAGCCCGGCGAAGCCGACGAGGTGGCAGAGCCCGCCGGCGACAACGAAAACGAAGGGGGCGCGCACCCGCGGGAGCAACGGAACGACGATCAGAGGCCCGGCCACGCCGACCACGGAATACAGGGCGATCATGAGCCCGCCCTGCTCGGCGGGCAGCCCGACCGCGGCGAGGCGTTTCGGCAGCCACGTCAGCACGGCATAGCAGTCCAGGCTTGTCACGCCGAAGAGGACCGCCATGCCCCATGCGAGCTTGGACCGGGCGAGAGCCGCGAACGGCACGCGCGCGGTTTCGCCGCGCGCGGCCGGCTCGACCACGTCGTTTCTGCGAGCGGCAAGCACCGCCAACAGCGGGACCGCGAGGAATCCGGCGAGGGCCCAGAGGCCGAGGGAAAGCCGCCAGCCGTAGCTCTGCTGCAACTGGACCGCGATGACCGGCGGCGCCACGGCGCCGAACTGCACGGCAAAGGAGTACCAGGTGCTCACCGCGGCGATGCGTTTCGGGAAATATCGTTTCACCAGCGGCGGCGTGACGATGTTGCCGACGCCCATGCCCGCGAGGGCGAGGGCGTACCAGCACAACTCGTCCCACGCGCCAGCGGCGAAACCTCGGCCGACCAGGCCGAGGAACGTGAGCACCGCGCCGCCCAAGGCGACGCGCTCCAGATCAAACCTGTGCGCGAAGAGCGGCGTGATGAAGCCCGCGAGCCCGAACATCGCCACCGGGGCCAGGCCGAAAACACCCGTCATCGTGTTGGAGAAGCCAAGTTGGCGCTGCAGCTCGCCCAAGAGGGGCGTCAACGAGGTGACCGCCATGCGCAGGGTGAGCGCGGAGGAGACGACGGCGAGGAAGGCGATCGCCTGGCCGCGGCGCGGGCGGACAGGACCGGGGACGTGCTCTACTATGATGTCCGTCTCATACTCCTGCTGTCGCCGGACATCGTGCGTCACCATGAGTGACAATCATAGGATGATTCGCTGAAGAACTCGACCGGGTTTGATCCGGATCACCATCCCGGCCGCCGAAACAGACGAGGAGAAACCCGTGCGCACAGTGGCGCGATCTGGATTGATCGACCAGATCATCACATCGCTCAGTGACGAAATTCATAGCGGCCGCTGGAAGGTCGGCGACAAGATCCCCAACGAGACCGAGCTGACCGAATTGACGGGAGCCTCCCGCAACACTGTCCGCGAAGCCGTGCAGGCATTGGTCCACGCGGGGATGTTGGAGCGCCGCCAAGGCTCCGGCACCTTCGTCATCAGCAGCTCCGACTTCGGCTCCGCTTTAGACCGCTGCTTCTCGCGCGCCGAGCTCTTCGACATCATCGAACTCCGCCTCGCCCTGGAGACGACCGCCGCTCGCCTCGCCGCGCGCAGGCGCACGCCGGAGGACGTCGCCCAACTCTGCGCCCTTTTGGACGAGCATCGCGCGGCCATTGCATCCGGCGACCACGAAGCCGAGACACAGGCGATCGTCGCGCTGCGCCGAGGAATCGTCGCAGCGGGGCACAACAAGGTGTACATCCAAGTCTACGATTCACTGCTGCCGACCCTCATCGCGCAGACCATCCAGTGGCTCAAAAAGGCCACCCCCGAATTCCTCGCCGTCGTGCAGTCTTTCCACTCTCGCTACCAAGCCCTCGTCGGCGCCATCGCCGAGGGGGACGACGAGACTTCGTTCCAGATCATGAGCGATATCCTCACCACCCTGTTGGAGCACGAACAGGCGCAGCTGTCCGCCGCGCGCTAAAACGGCGCTAGAGTGAGCCATCCCCTCCATCGAGCACCCGAGGAGCACCCTTTGTCACGACCCGTGCGCATCAGCGTTCAGATCCCCGCCAGCTACAATCCCGATTACCGAGTCCAACGGGAGCGAGTGAAACGAGTCGAGGACACCGGTGCGGACGCCATCTTCGGTTACGACCACTTCCATGTCCCGCAGTACACCGGCTACGACCCCAAATCGGGGCCGATCCTCGCCGCGACGCAGGAAGACGTGCCGAATTTCGAGCCGATGACCACGCTCGCCGCCTGGGCGGAGCAGACCAGCCGCGCTGAAATCGGCCTCCTTGTGACCGGAATCGGGTACCGGAACCCCGACTTGCTCGCCGACATCGCCCGGACCATCGACCACATCAGCGGCGGCAGGCACATCCTCGGGCTCGGCTCAGGCTGGTACAAGAAGGACTACGACACCTACGGGTACGAGTTCGGCACCGCCGGGTCCCGGCTCGCGGATCTCGAAGCGGGCCTCGCGCGGATCACTGCGCGCTTCGCCCAGCTCAACCCCCGGCCGACACGAAAAATACCGATCCTGATCGGCGGCGGCGGCGAGAAGAAGACGCTTCGCCTCGTCGCGCAGCACGCCGACATCTGGCACTCGTTCGGAGACATCCCCACGCTCACGCGCAAAAGGGCGATCCTGGCGGAGCACGCCGAGGCTGTGGGACGCGACGTGCGGGAGATCGAAATCTCACAGGAGTGGCCCGGCGCGCAAACCGCAGAAGCATATGTCGAGGCCGGGGCCACCTTCTTCAATGTGCGCGCGCACAACGCCTTCGACCGCTACGCCTTCGACCCGGACGACGATTACAGCTGGCTCCGTGAGATCGTCGCCTGGCGGGACAGGATGAACGGCTGAAGGCAGTTCACAGGAAGCCGCGCACCACGTCCACAGCCCGCCCCAGCCGCCCCGCAGTGGGCTCGGTGGCCTTCGGGTGCAGCAGGTGCACCGCCAAACGGAACAACAGCGCGCGGAGCATCAGCTGCGGGAAATCGGCCAGATGCGCCCACCGGCCCGGCAAAGCGGGGTCCGCGTCGCCCCACACCAGCGCGTCGACCACCACAAGCGCGGTTCCCCAGTTGGCGGGGCGCCAGTACGGCACGAGGTCCGTCAAGCCGGGGTCGGCGGAACCATGGAAAACGACTGTCTCAAGGAAATCGCCATGCACCACTTGGCACGGCAGATGCAACGGCTCGCGCAACGGGGTCAGCGCCCGGAACATGCCCAAAACCTGCTCTTGGTGCTCGGCCAGGACGGTCTCCCCCGGCCAGTTCGCGACACCGGAAAGATAACGGGAAGGGTCCGGCTCCCAGGCCGCGCGGTCCGCGACCAAATACACGTCCGGCTCGGCGAGCAGCGCGGGCAACGGGCCGATGAGGAACCGGGGGCGGGCCAGCCCGGACATCGCTTGCTGCAAACGGATCGACCCGGCCACGAGTTCGTCGAACCGGGGCTGCGCGCTGCCCTCGACGTAGGTGTCCGCGCGCCAGCCGGAGATGATGTAGCGCCCGTCGCTGGAGCGCACCGGGCGCGCCACGCGGAACCCCGCTGGCGCGAGCGTCTCACGGACCCTGGCCGACCATCCCGCGCGCGCGGGATCGCCCGCCGTGGAGAGCACCACGCCGCCATAGCGGAAAGCTCCCGCGCCCAGCTGCGCCGGGGCGCCGGACTCAAGGCCGAAGGCCGAAACCACATGGGCGGGCGGCGGGACTGTGTCGAGCTCGACGGCGGTGCTCATGGGGCCACCCAGCTCATGCGACTGTTCATCACTTGCCACCTTCCGAAACACATGCTTTTCTGATCGCGCGCTTCTTCGACGACAGCGCTGTCCCGACATGCCGCCCTCCTCAACAGGGCAGTACGCGCGCTTCTTCGACCGTACTCCCGCACACCTCGCCGCTGGCGCAGGACACGGGGACGTTAGCAAACTGTCATTGTGGCGCTCAGCCCGATTGGGCGGCCCGCCACGCGATGAGGCCGCCTTTCAGATCGAACACATCCTTGAAACCGGCGTCCACGAGCAGCTTCGCCGCGTGCGCGGACCTCGGCCCGAGCCCGCAGTACACAACAACCATGCGGTCATCGGGGATCTCGCCGGATTGGGCCGCCGACGCGATCCGCGCGAGCGGGATGTGTTTGGCCCCCGCGATGTGCCCGCCCGCCCATTCCGCGTCCTCGCGGACGTCGACCAGGGCGGGGGGGCTTTCGCTGGAAAGCAGCTCGGCCAACTCGCGAGGCCGCACCGACCGGGGCTCGGCGAGCCGCGAGGACCGCGCAGCAGCGCTGAACGTTTCCCCGGGGCCCCGGTCGGGGCCTTGCCCAGGGAAAACTTCAGGCCGCTCCCCCAAACCCTCTCCATCAGCCCTGAACTTTTCCCCGGGGCCCCGGTCGGGGCCTTGCCCAGGGAAAACTTCAGGCCGCTCCCCCAAACCCTCTCCATCAGCCCTGAACTTTTCCCCGGGGCCCCGGTCAGGGTCGCGCCGCACAGCGACCGTCCGAGTGCGACCGGTGAGCGCGTCATACAGAACAAGGGTGCCGAGCAGCGGCTCGCCGATCCCCGTGATGAGCTTGACAGCCTCGGCGGCCATGAGCGAACCCACCACGCCGCACACCACGCCCAGCACGCCGCCTTCGGCGCAGTTCGGCACCGAGCCTTCGGCGGGCGGCTCAGGGTAAAGGTCTCGGTAATCGATCCCCCGGCCGCCTGGAGCCGCCTCCCAGAACACCGACACTTGGCCTGAGAAGCGGTGCAGAGAGCCCCACACATACGGCTTGCCCGTCTGCGCGGCCGAGTCGTTCACCAGGTAACGAGTGGCGAAATTGTCCGAACCGTCCACCACAAGATCGTATTGGCGGAACAACGAAGCCGCGTTCGCCGAAGTCAGCCGTTCCCGAATCGGGCAGACCCGCGTCTGCGGCGCCAACGCCGCAATCCGGTCCTCGGCGCTCTGGGTCTTCGCCCGCCCAACGTCCGCGCTCCCGTGCAGAATCTGGCGCCCGAGATTGGAAAGCTCCACCTCGTCGAAATCCACCACCCCCAGCGTGCCGACACCGGCGGCTGCCAGGTACAGCAACACCGGCGATCCGAGTCCTCCAGCACCAACGACCAGCACTTTCGCATTCTTCAACCGCAACTGGCCGTCCTCGCCAAGCTCGGGAAGGATCGTCTGCCGCGAAAAACGCTCCTGCTCGGCGGCGGTCAGCTCGGCGGCGGGCGGCACCAATGGCGGCAACGGCATCCCACCAGAATAATCGTCCAGCGGCCCTGCGCTCCCTGTCGCTACGGGTACGGCCAAGCGTTGGGCTTGCAAACCTTCCCGTCCGGGGGCACAACCCCCGCGGGGTCCAGGTCAGCGATGTCGTTGTTCGCCACCCCGAAGGACTGCTGCATCATGATCGGGGCGAGCGCGCCGTCGATGTAGCAAGGCTGGTGGTTCGGGTGGCCGATGGCGTGGCCGACCTCATGGTTCACCATGTACTTGCGGTACTCGATCCGGTCGCCGCTGAAAGCCACCGCGCCCCGGACCCAGCGCGCGTAATTGAGCACCACACGGCGGTCCTGCGGCTTGTAGCAGGAAGTTTCCAGCTGAATGTCGTAGCCGCACTCCTGGCGGGTGGTCTCCGGGGACGTGAGGGAAATCCGGAAAAAACCAACGGCGCCCTCGCCGCTGTGCTGCTTGTCGTCCTCATCGGCGGCCGACTCCGCGGAGCGGATGTCATCAGCCGACGAGACCCGCTGGAACGAGTACGTGTCGCCCTCGCTGCCGGGGATCTGGTCGGTCCCCCCGATCCAACTGTGCGGATCGCGCAGGGTGCTGTCCACGCCCGACGAGAACGCGTCCGTGCCCATGAGCGGGGAAAGGTCGATGCCGTCCTCCACTTCGACTGTGTAGCGGAAGAACTTCTTCGAGCCAGCGGGCCCGTAGCGGTCGCTCGGCCCGTTCAGAACGGACCAGGTTCCTTGGCCAGCCTGCGTGAACGAAATGCCTTCCGGCAAAGCTCCGCTCTTCTTCGTCCGATCCGAGAGCGTGTTCCCAATCGGGATGCCGATGCCTTTGCCCCGCTCTC from Segniliparus rotundus DSM 44985 includes:
- the trmB gene encoding tRNA (guanosine(46)-N7)-methyltransferase TrmB — its product is MTARTPRRPVAVTVGRRGTLSPVLQDAWDRLWPRWGMRIVEGGPDSAEEPRAGAELPDLVEWFGRAAPLVLDIGFGNGAATAALAEQLPDHNVLAVERYKPGLAQLLQLLDGRGLDNVRLLRADATAVLDRLPPGSLAMARILFPDPWPKTRHHKRRLVNLWTVAQIAERLCVGGVLHVATDDANYAEAIAGSLADEPRLVALPAERSVPSRPTTAFEARAQRAGRVVTEFAVSRRTTGSAQEPGND
- a CDS encoding MMPL family transporter, whose protein sequence is MIEEHTDLFGAIGAFVYRARVPVITVMVAIFVALGVYGIDIGDHLSQGGWYDDNSESARASRLSDEKFGQDTKSDVILFITATDPGSTVESPAIADAVFNQLAAIKQDHPDKTVDIFSLWGVWNHAAPQTWPKATPDGHAPAAIPLLKQRLESPDGKHTFVSIGIQGKDDTERVNNYRSVRDAFTFSVPGAKVETTGLLAVTDAINETMGKDVHRMELIAVPLTALIMFFVFGGVVAAILPAIVGGLAILGGNGLIKLLTEFTEVSSFAQPVVSLVGLGIAVDYGLFMVSRFREELAEGYPIDIAVRRTVQSAGRTVVYSALLVVVSIAGVLLFPQGFLRSVAYACGVSIAFAAFISLTVLPAMLSFLGHRVDALSLDTILRFLRLNVIADLPLMRYFKRTRSREQVMDGFWGKLSAWVMRHPVKLMVPVLALLLLLILPALNIKFAGISEKYLPPDNPTRLGLQHFEETFPKERTEQLKIMVLGGDPQQLNQVASKANEIKGFTGQFSFPDAANPDPSRLTDGVAVATNSLINRDTAAEAVKQLRALKAPPGTTIWIFGTPALEQDSIDAVFAGFPLMGFLLIVITTVMMFLAFGSVVLPVKAVILSVLSLGSTLGVLTWIFQEGHGAGLLNFTPYPLMAVVLALLVALVYGLSSDYEVFLLARTVEARGRGLSTEAATCEGAASGGRVITAAALVLLVVASAFGFSELVMMKYLAFGLIAALLIDVTAIRMILVPATMKLLGDENWWAPRWMKRFQERLGLGEIAMPDERHLIPAGAGGAAPAPDIVRTQRPQGWAEPGAPQQHPVPGQLAGFADSAPTQPIYVIDDEGPVDQQEYWSTHDVPPAPPKSRRAAPPPSPAWGEQPQEPLPTPWAPAPNEAAPAAWDAAPGDYTAQREANQKARAYQQAAEESLRAAGAGEPPAPAQPSAPARPQTPAQPTEPEKPQAGSGEDPRFMSAGRHRPGTPGTLSPWDLLRKARGGE
- a CDS encoding nitrate/nitrite transporter; the protein is MTATLEPLAEPSAKHADILRDWDPEDEVLWEAAGKKIAARNLLWSVICEHVGFSIWSIWAVMVLFMGPEYHVNPAQKFLLTAMPTLVGAVLRVPYTLAPARFGGRNWTVVSALLLVIPTLLALWAMLAKPSFGELLLVAAFAGIGGGNFASSMANINAFYPKRRKGWALGLNAGGGNIGVPVIQLIGLLVISTLGVGHAPVMCAVYLVLIALAATGAALWMDNLPRKQEGFADLFASMRHLDAWLISLLYIGTFGSFIGYSFAFGQVLSLKFAGQGQSAAQAALHAAELTFLGPLLGSLSRPLGGLFADRIGGGKITVGVFVAMLAASGLVIAQSVAGASGVSGAPGTLGAQGSWALFFAGFILLFVLSGVGNGSVYKLIPVVFARKSTELAGKTPAEQLDWARSMSSSLMGIAGAIGALGGVGINLVLRASYGSAAHSATMAFAVFGAVYFLSAVLTYFRYVRAGH